In Humulus lupulus chromosome 7, drHumLupu1.1, whole genome shotgun sequence, the following are encoded in one genomic region:
- the LOC133789095 gene encoding plant-specific TFIIB-related protein PTF2 isoform X1: MSGSCANCKSKSLVRDLTSESLVCESCGFVQEFENFQDHFGGINGPQGTFVRVGTAGTGSVFDYKDKKIYEAQKLIDDILHRLGLASKSYDVKNMVNSITEGEYGQGDWFGVFVGACAYVVMRKDKRSLPMPMAEVSSVVGCDEYELGKMVSRVVKFQNLKRPEYPEFNVVSSFERALQNSQIFGNVGDDKKERIRRQGIFLIQCMVKWSLTTGRRPVPVVAAVLAFLGELNQVDVRIENVAKEVHATVCTSKLRYKELLEALVKVAQALPWGKNVNTKNIVNNAPFVIKYMEQKSMSRPGQKRTELERFQFNLEDVVSECLRKDVEYGNDMTDVVDNDFGYFEVDMDSRGLPSTDDAEKFSLSSECLMMIYENFSSEVGCANSSRESRSVVHRREKRDFDIGACTEWWSGESELSKKLLLKQILEKDVGLNALPPAFVTNCKVYEKRREKINAAKQRIDRIMHPSTSVDCIKNFIVDYEQPRKKRKRAKVSAIDWEDLIIEMLLLHQVKEEEIEKGHYNTLMDLYVFNSGIVPEFPA, translated from the coding sequence ATGTCAGGTTCCTGCGCCAACTGCAAGTCCAAATCGTTAGTTCGGGACCTCACCTCCGAAAGTCTGGTATGCGAATCCTGCGGCTTCGTCCAAGAATTCGAAAACTTCCAGGATCACTTCGGCGGCATAAACGGTCCCCAAGGGACCTTCGTCCGCGTCGGAACCGCAGGTACGGGCAGCGTTTTCGATTACAAAGACAAGAAAATCTATGAGGCTCAGAAACTAATCGACGATATCTTGCATAGGTTAGGGTTGGCCTCGAAATCTTACGATGTTAAAAACATGGTCAATTCCATTACGGAAGGCGAGTATGGTCAAGGTGATTGGTTTGGGGTTTTCGTTGGTGCTTGTGCCTATGTTGTTATGAGGAAAGACAAGCGGTCGTTGCCGATGCCAATGGCCGAGGTGTCCTCAGTTGTTGGTTGTGATGAGTATGAACTGGGCAAAATGGTTTCTCGTGTTGTCAAGTTTCAAAATTTGAAGAGACCCGAGTACCCTGAATTCAATGTGGTCAGCTCTTTCGAACGGGCATTGCAAAATTCCCAGATTTTCGGTAACGTTGGAGATGACAAGAAGGAGAGAATCCGGCGACAAGGGATCTTTTTGATACAATGTATGGTGAAGTGGTCTCTGACAACTGGGAGGCGGCCGGTTCCGGTGGTGGCTGCGGTTTTGGCCTTCTTGGGCGAGTTGAATCAAGTAGATGTTAGGATTGAGAATGTGGCCAAAGAAGTTCACGCCACTGTTTGTACGAGCAAATTGAGGTATAAGGAACTGTTAGAGGCGCTTGTTAAGGTGGCTCAAGCATTGCCTTGGGGGAAGAATGTTAACACTAAGAACATTGTGAATAATGCTCCTTTTGTAATTAAGTACATGGAGCAGAAGTCTATGTCAAGGCCAGGTCAAAAGAGGACGGAATTGGAGCGGTTTCAGTTTAATTTGGAAGATGTGGTTAGTGAGTGTTTAAGGAAAGATGTTGAGTATGGGAATGATATGACTGATGTGGTTGATAATGATTTTGGTTATTTTGAGGTAGACATGGATAGCAGGGGTTTGCCGAGTACAGATGATGCGGAGAAGTTTAGTCTTTCATCTGAATGCTTAATGATGATCTATGAAAATTTTTCTAGTGAGGTGGGTTGTGCAAATTCTTCTAGAGAGAGCAGAAGTGTGGTTCATAGAAGAGAAAAGAGGGATTTTGACATTGGTGCTTGTACAGAGTGGTGGAGTGGAGAGTCAGAGTTGAGCAAAAAGCTTTTACTCAAGCAAATATTGGAGAAGGATGTGGGGCTGAACGCCTTGCCCCCAGCTTTTGTTACTAATTGCAAGGTTTATGAGAAGAGGAGAGAAAAGATTAATGCTGCTAAGCAGCGCATTGATCGAATTATGCACCCCTCTACTTCAGTTGATTGCATTAAGAACTTTATTGTGGACTATGAACAACCTAGAAAGAAGAGGAAGAGAGCAAAAGTTAGTGCCATTGATTGGGAAGATTTGATTATTGAGATGCTCCTCCTTCATCAAGTGAAAGAAGAGGAAATAGAGAAGGGTCATTATAACACCTTAATGGATTTGTATGTGTTTAATTCTGGAATTGTTCCGGAGTTCCCTGCTTGA
- the LOC133789095 gene encoding plant-specific TFIIB-related protein PTF2 isoform X2, translating to MRILRLRPRIRKLPGSLRRHKRSPRDLRPRRNRRLGLASKSYDVKNMVNSITEGEYGQGDWFGVFVGACAYVVMRKDKRSLPMPMAEVSSVVGCDEYELGKMVSRVVKFQNLKRPEYPEFNVVSSFERALQNSQIFGNVGDDKKERIRRQGIFLIQCMVKWSLTTGRRPVPVVAAVLAFLGELNQVDVRIENVAKEVHATVCTSKLRYKELLEALVKVAQALPWGKNVNTKNIVNNAPFVIKYMEQKSMSRPGQKRTELERFQFNLEDVVSECLRKDVEYGNDMTDVVDNDFGYFEVDMDSRGLPSTDDAEKFSLSSECLMMIYENFSSEVGCANSSRESRSVVHRREKRDFDIGACTEWWSGESELSKKLLLKQILEKDVGLNALPPAFVTNCKVYEKRREKINAAKQRIDRIMHPSTSVDCIKNFIVDYEQPRKKRKRAKVSAIDWEDLIIEMLLLHQVKEEEIEKGHYNTLMDLYVFNSGIVPEFPA from the exons ATGCGAATCCTGCGGCTTCGTCCAAGAATTCGAAAACTTCCAGGATCACTTCGGCGGCATAAACGGTCCCCAAGGGACCTTCGTCCGCGTCGGAACCGCAG GTTAGGGTTGGCCTCGAAATCTTACGATGTTAAAAACATGGTCAATTCCATTACGGAAGGCGAGTATGGTCAAGGTGATTGGTTTGGGGTTTTCGTTGGTGCTTGTGCCTATGTTGTTATGAGGAAAGACAAGCGGTCGTTGCCGATGCCAATGGCCGAGGTGTCCTCAGTTGTTGGTTGTGATGAGTATGAACTGGGCAAAATGGTTTCTCGTGTTGTCAAGTTTCAAAATTTGAAGAGACCCGAGTACCCTGAATTCAATGTGGTCAGCTCTTTCGAACGGGCATTGCAAAATTCCCAGATTTTCGGTAACGTTGGAGATGACAAGAAGGAGAGAATCCGGCGACAAGGGATCTTTTTGATACAATGTATGGTGAAGTGGTCTCTGACAACTGGGAGGCGGCCGGTTCCGGTGGTGGCTGCGGTTTTGGCCTTCTTGGGCGAGTTGAATCAAGTAGATGTTAGGATTGAGAATGTGGCCAAAGAAGTTCACGCCACTGTTTGTACGAGCAAATTGAGGTATAAGGAACTGTTAGAGGCGCTTGTTAAGGTGGCTCAAGCATTGCCTTGGGGGAAGAATGTTAACACTAAGAACATTGTGAATAATGCTCCTTTTGTAATTAAGTACATGGAGCAGAAGTCTATGTCAAGGCCAGGTCAAAAGAGGACGGAATTGGAGCGGTTTCAGTTTAATTTGGAAGATGTGGTTAGTGAGTGTTTAAGGAAAGATGTTGAGTATGGGAATGATATGACTGATGTGGTTGATAATGATTTTGGTTATTTTGAGGTAGACATGGATAGCAGGGGTTTGCCGAGTACAGATGATGCGGAGAAGTTTAGTCTTTCATCTGAATGCTTAATGATGATCTATGAAAATTTTTCTAGTGAGGTGGGTTGTGCAAATTCTTCTAGAGAGAGCAGAAGTGTGGTTCATAGAAGAGAAAAGAGGGATTTTGACATTGGTGCTTGTACAGAGTGGTGGAGTGGAGAGTCAGAGTTGAGCAAAAAGCTTTTACTCAAGCAAATATTGGAGAAGGATGTGGGGCTGAACGCCTTGCCCCCAGCTTTTGTTACTAATTGCAAGGTTTATGAGAAGAGGAGAGAAAAGATTAATGCTGCTAAGCAGCGCATTGATCGAATTATGCACCCCTCTACTTCAGTTGATTGCATTAAGAACTTTATTGTGGACTATGAACAACCTAGAAAGAAGAGGAAGAGAGCAAAAGTTAGTGCCATTGATTGGGAAGATTTGATTATTGAGATGCTCCTCCTTCATCAAGTGAAAGAAGAGGAAATAGAGAAGGGTCATTATAACACCTTAATGGATTTGTATGTGTTTAATTCTGGAATTGTTCCGGAGTTCCCTGCTTGA